The following is a genomic window from Hymenobacter chitinivorans DSM 11115.
GCCGCAGCTACGAGCCCGGCTGCTACGAGTGCGCCGGCTGCCACAGCCCGCTGTTCGATTCCAGCACGAAGTACTACGCCATATCCGGCTGGCCCAGCTTTACCCAGCCGGTGGCCCGGCAGGCCATCAGCTACCACTTCGACGACACGTACAACATGCAGCGGGTGGAAGTACGCTGCAACGGGTGCGGCGGTCACCTGGGCCACGTCTTCCCCGACGGGCCCGCCCCGGCCGGGCTGCGCTACTGCATCAACTCCGAGAGCTTGGTGCGGGTGGGTGAACCGGCGGCTTAATCGAAGGGCGCTACCGACAGGATTTTGTAGGCGCCCCGCTTTTTGGCAATGACCAGCTTCATGTTGGCGGCGCAGTACACGGTGGAAGCGGCCACGAACCCGCGGGTTTTTCCGTCGGCCGTTTGCACTAGGAGCCAGTCGTCGGTTTGGGCCGGTAAGGTGGAATCGGAGGCGGCTACCAGCAGGGGATACCGCAGCGCCGCCCGAACCGGACTTTGCGCACCAGGCCGTGCGTGCACTTCGACCCGGCCGGTTAGCCCGACGTAGGTTGAGTAGGGGTCCACGTCTTCATCGGCCTGGATATTTTTCCAGTACCGGGTCGACTGGAAGTAGGGAAAGGCGTAGCTCGGGGCGTGGGGCGCCAGCTCCTGGTCGGGGTCATCCGGGGCGCCGCCCAGCTGCAGGGCCCGGCGGATGCCGCCGTAGCCGTTGGTGTCCGGGTCGTTCAGGTAGGCCGCGAATTCCTTTTTGCCGTGCACCCCGCCCCCGTAGGAAATAACGATGTTGTCGTCGGCCGCGGCCAGTAACTGCTCGCGCTGCCGCCGCTGCGCGTAGCCCATTAGCTGCCGGACAAACGCTGCCAGGGCCGGATCGGCGGCCGTTACGTCGGCCGGCGGCTCGAGGGAAACGGCGGCCGCCGCGGCGGCGGCGGGCGTTGAATCCAGGGGGACCTGCGCGGCGGTAGGCGGGGTGGCGGGCGTTGAATCCGGGGTGGCCGCAGGCAACGTGGATGAGTGCGGCGGCGCGGGCGTAGTGGCGGGCGGCGAATCCGGCTGGCAGGCCGTTACGAGCAAAACGCCCCAC
Proteins encoded in this region:
- the msrB gene encoding peptide-methionine (R)-S-oxide reductase MsrB codes for the protein MLRWIDILTFAKYGNPEPLRRVEKTAPEWAAQLTPAQFRVLREHHTEPPYRNAYCRSYEPGCYECAGCHSPLFDSSTKYYAISGWPSFTQPVARQAISYHFDDTYNMQRVEVRCNGCGGHLGHVFPDGPAPAGLRYCINSESLVRVGEPAA